From one Gallionella capsiferriformans ES-2 genomic stretch:
- the cobO gene encoding cob(I)yrinic acid a,c-diamide adenosyltransferase, whose protein sequence is MPDSHHRNRMARKKAVVDAAIASADRDKGLLLVLTGNGKGKSSSAFGMVARSLGYGHRVGVAQFLKSRRDTGEEAFFARQPGVQWHVLGDGFTWDTQDREADVASALRGWTVAQTLLQDASLHLVVLDELTYLLNYGYLDATQVCADLAARPAGQHVVITGRAASQDLIGLADTVSEINDVKHAFRAGIRAQAGIDL, encoded by the coding sequence ATGCCTGATAGTCATCACCGCAACCGTATGGCCCGCAAAAAGGCCGTGGTGGATGCGGCTATTGCCAGCGCCGATCGCGATAAGGGTTTATTGCTTGTTCTGACGGGTAACGGCAAGGGGAAATCAAGTTCAGCCTTCGGGATGGTGGCACGCAGTCTGGGGTATGGACATCGGGTTGGTGTGGCGCAATTTCTTAAGTCTCGCCGCGACACGGGTGAAGAGGCGTTTTTCGCCCGTCAGCCCGGCGTGCAGTGGCATGTTCTGGGTGACGGTTTTACCTGGGATACGCAAGATCGCGAGGCGGACGTGGCGAGCGCGTTACGCGGCTGGACGGTTGCGCAAACGCTGTTACAGGATGCCTCCTTGCATCTTGTGGTGCTCGACGAACTGACCTATCTGCTCAATTACGGTTATCTGGATGCGACTCAGGTGTGCGCGGATCTCGCGGCTCGCCCTGCCGGTCAGCATGTGGTGATTACCGGGCGCGCCGCTTCGCAAGATTTGATTGGTCTTGCCGATACCGTCAGCGAAATTAATGATGTCAAGCATGCCTTCCGTGCCGGTATTCGCGCGCAGGCCGGTATTGATCTTTAA
- the msbA gene encoding lipid A export permease/ATP-binding protein MsbA → MNLSTSQLYLRLLSYVKPYWRVFAASILGTAIAAATEPLLPALLKPMLDGTFVQKDDFVIRWAPLIIILIFLVRGIAGFVATYAINWVGNKVVMDLRGEMFRKLLTLPTAYYDNHATGNLISKLTFDVTQVTAAATSVVTVTIRDSIIIAGLMGWLLYLNWKLTLLSLIVTPAVALVIYTINRRLRNSSRDSQRAMGNVTQVIEESVGAHKVVKLFGGQQYEEQRFTSETNWMRRHAMKQAAAAAANVPLVQLVAAVALAVIIYLATAQAKTDATSVGGFLSFVAAMLMLTAPIKRLTGISEHMQRGLAAAESVFELLDTASEPDAGTVAIGRARGALHIEHLNFAYQSESTDEKSAIRQALSDICLDIPAGQTVALVGASGSGKSTLANLVPRFYLPGSGRITLDGHNLNELTLTSLRANIALVSQEVLLFNDTLAANIAYGQTRAVSESEIVAAATAAHAMEFIREWPEGLNTLVGERGVKLSGGQRQRIAIARAILKDAPVLILDEATSALDSESERHVQAALETLMQGRTTLVIAHRLSTIEKADRIVVLHKGEIAEIGTHSELLAKNGVYAQLHSVQFSPGAHLIPQDAQG, encoded by the coding sequence ATGAATCTTTCGACCTCTCAGTTGTATTTGCGTCTGCTCTCCTATGTGAAACCGTATTGGCGCGTGTTTGCCGCATCCATTCTCGGGACGGCGATTGCGGCAGCGACCGAGCCGCTGTTGCCTGCACTGCTCAAACCCATGCTGGACGGCACGTTTGTGCAGAAGGATGATTTTGTCATTCGCTGGGCGCCGCTGATCATTATCTTGATTTTTTTGGTGCGCGGAATCGCAGGATTCGTTGCGACCTACGCGATCAATTGGGTGGGTAACAAGGTGGTGATGGATTTGCGCGGTGAGATGTTCCGCAAACTGTTGACCCTGCCGACGGCGTATTACGATAACCATGCTACCGGCAATCTGATATCCAAACTCACTTTTGACGTTACTCAGGTCACGGCGGCGGCAACGAGCGTGGTGACCGTCACCATACGCGACTCGATCATCATCGCAGGTTTAATGGGGTGGCTTTTGTACCTGAACTGGAAGCTCACCTTGCTCTCGCTGATCGTCACGCCGGCCGTCGCACTGGTGATTTACACCATCAATCGCCGCCTGCGCAATTCCAGCCGGGATTCGCAGCGCGCGATGGGAAACGTCACGCAAGTCATCGAAGAGAGCGTGGGCGCGCACAAAGTCGTCAAGCTGTTCGGCGGTCAACAGTATGAAGAGCAGCGCTTTACCAGCGAGACGAATTGGATGCGCCGTCATGCGATGAAACAGGCGGCGGCCGCGGCAGCGAACGTGCCCTTGGTGCAACTGGTTGCAGCCGTTGCGCTGGCGGTGATTATTTATTTGGCCACTGCGCAAGCTAAGACCGATGCGACCAGCGTCGGCGGTTTTTTGTCGTTTGTCGCGGCGATGCTGATGTTGACCGCGCCCATCAAACGCTTGACCGGTATCAGCGAGCATATGCAGCGCGGACTGGCTGCAGCGGAGAGTGTGTTTGAGCTGCTCGATACGGCCAGTGAACCCGATGCCGGAACGGTTGCCATCGGGCGGGCGCGTGGTGCCTTGCATATTGAACATCTTAATTTTGCCTATCAAAGTGAGTCGACGGATGAAAAAAGTGCCATTCGTCAGGCGCTGAGCGATATTTGTCTGGATATTCCTGCGGGTCAAACGGTGGCGCTGGTCGGCGCATCGGGCAGCGGTAAAAGCACGCTCGCTAATCTGGTTCCCAGGTTTTATCTGCCGGGCAGCGGGCGCATTACGCTGGATGGCCATAATCTGAACGAGCTGACGCTGACAAGTCTGCGCGCTAATATCGCGTTGGTGAGTCAGGAAGTGCTGCTATTCAATGACACACTTGCCGCGAATATCGCCTACGGGCAGACGCGGGCGGTCAGTGAATCTGAGATTGTCGCGGCGGCTACGGCGGCTCATGCGATGGAGTTCATCCGAGAGTGGCCGGAAGGCTTGAATACGCTGGTGGGGGAACGCGGCGTCAAGCTGTCCGGTGGTCAGCGTCAGCGTATTGCGATTGCGCGTGCGATTTTAAAAGATGCGCCGGTGCTGATTTTGGATGAAGCGACATCTGCACTGGATTCCGAGTCTGAGCGTCATGTGCAGGCGGCGCTGGAAACCCTGATGCAGGGGCGTACCACGCTGGTGATTGCACACCGGTTATCCACGATCGAAAAAGCGGATCGCATCGTTGTATTGCATAAAGGCGAAATTGCCGAGATCGGCACCCACAGCGAATTGCTCGCTAAAAATGGCGTCTATGCGCAGTTGCACAGTGTTCAGTTTTCACCCGGCGCACACCTAATTCCACAAGACGCTCAAGGTTGA
- a CDS encoding peroxiredoxin — MAVLVGKAAPDFTAAAVMGNNEINESFNLKSHIAGKAAVIFFYPLDFTFVCPSELIAFDHRLAEFKNRGVEVIGVSIDSQFTHLAWKNTPVNKGGIGQVGYPLVADIKHEICQAYDVELAGAGVALRGSFLIDKTGVVMHQVVNMLPLGRDIDEMLRMVDALQFFETHGEVCPAGWKKGKAGMNASTEGVAQYLADHAQSL, encoded by the coding sequence ATGGCAGTTCTCGTAGGCAAAGCAGCACCCGATTTTACCGCCGCCGCTGTAATGGGCAACAACGAAATCAACGAATCATTCAATCTGAAAAGCCATATCGCTGGCAAGGCTGCGGTGATCTTTTTTTACCCGCTCGATTTTACGTTCGTGTGTCCTTCCGAGTTGATTGCGTTTGATCACCGTCTGGCGGAGTTCAAAAACCGTGGCGTGGAAGTTATCGGTGTGTCGATTGACTCGCAATTCACCCATCTGGCATGGAAAAATACGCCGGTTAACAAGGGCGGTATCGGTCAGGTCGGTTATCCGCTGGTGGCTGATATCAAGCATGAAATCTGTCAGGCGTATGACGTTGAACTGGCGGGTGCGGGCGTCGCGCTGCGCGGCTCTTTCCTGATCGATAAGACCGGCGTGGTGATGCATCAGGTTGTGAATATGCTGCCGCTGGGGCGTGATATCGACGAAATGCTGCGTATGGTCGATGCGCTGCAATTTTTCGAAACGCATGGTGAAGTATGTCCAGCTGGCTGGAAAAAGGGCAAAGCTGGTATGAACGCATCCACGGAAGGGGTTGCACAATATCTGGCTGATCACGCACAGAGTTTGTAA
- a CDS encoding TonB-dependent receptor has translation MHQKLIIIALFGAITLPTVSFAETASLDEVVVTATRFATTSENTAVNVTVITAADIEKSAAKTLPSLLAQHVGIQVRSTDGTPDLAVDMRGFGMTGNQNTLVLLDGQPLNDIELTSIHWSAIPLDSIERIEIVNGSGAVLYGGGASGGTIHIVTKHPGKGVHGIASVGAGSYGAKEWQLALSGSGERLGMRITASGLDTANYRANNNVTQNNLEADIRGDVGQGDAFVKFGADNQTIRYPGNRSVNPNTGVNQLLTDPRGTATPLDYGTRNGVHVSLGTAQQFEFGEFAGELSYRDTKRTAYFAAFGGAYLDTALNLLSFTPRIKVPYQLGGAANELTVGMDLSNWNYDSSRSSAPANMGTPTTKILAGQSDRALYLQNVNQLGADTKLTLGARSQRVSYQARDAVNPAAYASANQVRTANAYELGLRHNLNQTLAVFGRIGRSFRIATVDEIFAQYGGPFFDSKVTMLEPQTSQDSELGLDYKSAKDKIRATLYQMNLNNEIHYNALTFTNMNLSPTRRYGLELEGTHAYSDSVEVGAAYSYTVAKFSNGTYGGINVSGNNIPLVPRQRLALSTALKLTEKTSLSGSAMYVGQQHFDNDQANTFGQKMPAYTTVDMKLTHREGAWQLAAAVNNLFNRQYYTYAVSSTFTPGVYNAYPMQGRNFSLNASYQF, from the coding sequence ATGCATCAAAAACTTATCATCATCGCACTGTTCGGTGCGATCACACTTCCAACGGTATCTTTTGCTGAAACTGCCAGCCTTGATGAGGTGGTCGTCACAGCAACACGTTTTGCAACGACCTCGGAAAATACGGCTGTTAACGTTACCGTCATTACCGCTGCTGACATTGAAAAGAGTGCTGCGAAAACACTGCCCAGCCTGCTGGCACAACACGTCGGTATTCAGGTGCGCAGTACGGACGGCACGCCAGATTTAGCCGTTGATATGCGCGGTTTTGGTATGACGGGGAATCAAAATACGCTGGTTTTGCTCGATGGTCAGCCACTCAATGATATTGAACTGACTTCGATACACTGGTCGGCCATTCCGCTCGACTCCATAGAACGCATTGAAATCGTCAACGGCAGCGGCGCTGTCCTTTATGGAGGCGGTGCTAGCGGCGGTACGATTCATATCGTGACTAAACATCCAGGTAAAGGCGTGCATGGCATTGCAAGTGTAGGAGCAGGAAGCTATGGCGCCAAGGAATGGCAATTGGCGCTTTCAGGTTCAGGCGAACGACTCGGTATGCGTATCACGGCCAGTGGTTTGGATACAGCCAACTATCGCGCTAATAACAACGTCACACAAAACAATCTGGAAGCGGATATTCGGGGTGATGTAGGGCAGGGTGATGCGTTCGTGAAGTTCGGTGCGGATAATCAGACGATACGATATCCGGGAAATCGCAGCGTAAACCCGAATACGGGCGTTAATCAGCTATTGACTGATCCTCGTGGCACAGCAACGCCGCTTGATTATGGCACGCGCAATGGTGTGCATGTTAGTTTGGGTACTGCGCAACAATTTGAGTTCGGCGAGTTTGCGGGGGAGCTTTCGTATCGGGACACTAAACGGACGGCCTATTTCGCCGCGTTTGGCGGGGCGTATCTGGATACCGCGCTTAATCTACTTTCCTTTACCCCGCGTATAAAAGTACCTTACCAGCTAGGTGGCGCGGCAAATGAGCTGACTGTGGGTATGGATCTATCCAACTGGAACTATGATTCCAGCCGTTCAAGTGCTCCGGCAAACATGGGTACGCCGACGACAAAAATTCTGGCAGGGCAGTCCGATCGTGCGCTATATCTGCAAAATGTAAATCAGCTGGGTGCTGATACTAAGTTGACCTTGGGCGCGCGTTCACAAAGGGTGAGTTATCAGGCGCGTGATGCAGTCAATCCCGCTGCATACGCTTCGGCTAATCAGGTGAGGACGGCGAATGCATACGAACTCGGGTTGCGTCATAACCTGAATCAAACACTGGCTGTTTTTGGTCGAATTGGTCGCAGTTTCCGGATCGCGACCGTGGATGAGATTTTTGCCCAGTATGGCGGACCATTCTTTGATTCAAAAGTTACCATGCTAGAACCGCAAACCTCGCAGGACAGTGAGTTGGGATTGGATTATAAAAGTGCAAAGGACAAAATCCGGGCGACGCTATACCAGATGAATTTGAATAATGAAATTCATTACAATGCGCTCACCTTTACCAACATGAATCTTTCACCAACGCGTCGCTACGGTCTAGAGCTGGAAGGCACGCACGCCTATAGTGATTCGGTAGAAGTGGGTGCTGCCTACAGTTATACCGTGGCTAAATTTTCTAACGGGACTTACGGCGGAATAAATGTGTCCGGCAATAATATTCCGCTGGTGCCACGGCAACGTCTTGCACTTTCAACCGCACTCAAGTTGACGGAAAAAACTTCGCTGAGCGGCAGCGCCATGTACGTTGGTCAGCAGCATTTTGATAATGATCAGGCGAATACTTTCGGGCAAAAAATGCCTGCGTACACGACGGTGGATATGAAGCTAACCCATCGGGAAGGTGCGTGGCAGCTGGCTGCAGCTGTGAATAATCTGTTTAACAGGCAGTATTATACTTATGCCGTATCCAGTACCTTTACGCCGGGCGTTTATAACGCTTATCCGATGCAGGGGCGGAATTTTTCGTTGAATGCAAGTTATCAATTTTAA